DNA from Desulfobacterales bacterium:
AGCGGTTGGAATTTAATTGCAAATCCTTGGATTAATACAAATATAAATGTTGGAAAAATTGCAGTTACTAACGGAACTAATACTTATTTTGTAAACGGATCTGAAAATTCCCTGACTGACCAATGGATGTGGGATTATACAGGAAATGGAGCTTATTCTGGATATGATAAATTAGAAAATGATGCTGATTTAATTCAATATGGAAAAGGTTATTGGATAAAGGCTAATTTAGCTTGTAAAATGCTTATTCCTCCTGATAATACAGGTGTTTATTTTTCGCCCGTTGGTTCGAGTTTAAAGATAAGTCATGTTAAGCGAAACGAAAATGTAGAGATACCTCCAATGCCGCCTGGAGGTAATGGGGTCGCCTCTGGAGGTTCGGGATGTTTTATCGATACAATGTTTAAATAAAAATTCGAATAGGGTAGGGGACAGTATTGATTTTTTTAATCTGTTCCCTACTAAATTTGAAATATAATAATTTTCATAAAAACTACGCGGGCAGTATAAAAAAAGCCGGAAGTCAAAAATTTTGAATCGTCTTAAAAATTATTTTGATTTAATTGATAAGGTGGATAGATATTGTTTTAATATTCAAAAAAATTATGGGGAACACATAACTTGTAAAAAAGGATGCAGCGAATGCTGCGTCCATATAAATATTTTCCCAGTAGAAGCATTCGCAATATCTGTTAATCTAAAAAAAAAGAATAACGCCTTTCAAAAATATATTACTGATAGGGCTGAATTGTTAAAGAATTCTACAATTTGTCCTATTCTTGAAAATGACGAGTGTCTTATATATGAGGCAAGACCAATAATTTGTAGAACCCAAGGATTTCCACTTCTTATTGAAAAAGATAACGAAAAAAAAGTAGATTTTTGCGTTTATAATTTTCAACAAATTTTATCATTTAGCAAGGATTCAATAATATCCCTTGAACAATTAAATGTTCTTCTTTCAACGATAAATCATTATTTTGTTTTACAATATCCAAATTTTTATGATAGTTCGAAAAGATTTACTATTGCTGAAGCATTGCTCATGGACTGGAATCAGATTTATACCGATTTTACTATTCAATAAATTTAAATGTTTGGAAAAAAATGGACGAATTTTTATAATATTTGTCTAAATAACTGACACTATGTTCATTTGATTAAGGCTAAAAATACTTGATATTCAAGTTTTATTCTCTAAAAATAGAAACGACGTGTCATTTTTTTTATTTTGGCGTTATGAAAAATAAATAATTAATAAATACAAATGATCGTAAACATGATTTAAAATATTGAGAGATCCGAAATATCAACAAAAAGAGGAGTTCATGAAATTGTCTATGAAGTTATTGCAATATGCTTGTTTGTTTTGTTTTTTTATTTTCCCGCTTTTTTACGTATCTGCGGAGACAGATGTCCAGCAAAATGTCAATCCAGCCAAAACTGAAATTTCTCAAGAAATAAATCCAAATATAGTATTTAAAGACGAAGAAAAAGCATTTATTGCTGCTAATAATATCATATTAATAGCTGTTATAAGCGATTGGATGCCATTTACTTATGTTGAAGACGGAGTTGTAAAAGGATTTTCAGTTGATCTTATTCAAATGATTGCTAAAAAAACCGGTTTAAAAATAAAAATTGTAGTGGATACTTGGTCAAATAATTTATCTAATTTTAAGGCTAAAAAAGTAGATATGATCGATTCTATTTCTTTTAAACCGGAACGATCCGATTTTACTTTTTTTTCAGAACCATACTATGAAATTCCTATTGTTATTTTTGGCAGAACAGATTTTGGAGAATATACTGGTTTCGAAAGCTTGAAAGGAAAAAAAATAGGAATCTTAAAGGATATCTTTTTTAAACCTGAATTGGCGAAATTGAACGGAATAGAAATTATTGAATATGTTAACTCTACCTCACAAATAAAAGATTTAGCGTATGGAAAAATAGACGCTGCTATTAACAATTTTAATAATTTTAGTTTTTTGATAGCTCAAAACGAAATTAATAATGTAAAGGTGTTGGGAGAACTCGATATTAAGAGTATTGGTAGAGAAGATCTTCGTATAGGAGTGCGTAAAGATACGCCCGTACTCTATGAAATTATCAAAAAAGGATTGAAATCAATTAGTCAAACAGAAATAGATGATTTAAAGGCTAAATGGCTGAAAATTAAGCCTTTAGAAGTATCACAGCGCAAACCCCAAATACAATTGACAGAAGAAGAAAAGGAATTTTTAGAATTTCACCCTGTTATTCGTGTACAGAACGAAGAT
Protein-coding regions in this window:
- a CDS encoding YkgJ family cysteine cluster protein — its product is MNRLKNYFDLIDKVDRYCFNIQKNYGEHITCKKGCSECCVHINIFPVEAFAISVNLKKKNNAFQKYITDRAELLKNSTICPILENDECLIYEARPIICRTQGFPLLIEKDNEKKVDFCVYNFQQILSFSKDSIISLEQLNVLLSTINHYFVLQYPNFYDSSKRFTIAEALLMDWNQIYTDFTIQ